A region of the Leptospira ryugenii genome:
CTGACCTCGGCTCACTATCCAAAAATGCCATGTCGCCAAAAAAATCCCCTTTGCCAAAGGTTGCTAAATGGTGGAAGCGGGTGGCATCTAAAGGAAGCAAAATTCTTATACTTCCTTTTCGAATGAAATACATCTGGTCCGATATATCATTCTTCTTAAACAATACTTCGTTTTCTTGAATTTTAAGTTCACTTGTAAAGGTTTCAAATTGATCGATCAAATCTTTTGGGAAAGGCAAAAAGAACTCAAACTGTCTCAAATGAAGATACGGGATACGTCGAATAGGTTCCAAATTTGATTCATGCAGAATTTCATCTTCCACAAATTCGATGGCTTCATCTAACTCTTCAAAAAATTTAAGATTAGGAGTTGAATTCGATAAGCCAAAACTCTCCAGGTAAACTTGTACATTCTGACCGGTTGATAATTTTTGCGGAACACTTGTCAAAATCAAAGTACCGCCAGCATTTGCAAGCCTCTGGTGGATTTGTTTGAGTAAGTTGACAGCAGTAAAATCCAAATTTAAGATACGCCGAAAATCAAAGATCATATTTCGCACTTTATTTAAATACGGTTCTACTAAACTAAGCAATTGATCAGTTGTACCAAAGAAGAGCTGTCCCTGAAGCTCAAAAATTATATTCTGATCTCCTTTTTTTAAAAGTTCATCCAATTCTGATGGCAATCTTCTTTTTTTGGAGAATTTTTGGTTTCCTAAGAATGACCTCCTAACAACAGAAGAACGAACTTGATCTCTCAAAAAGAGGAGTATCGCAAGGATTATCCCAACTCCAGCAGCTAAAAGCAAACTCGTACTCACAGCGGAAATGACCACACATAAGATCACAAAAAAATCAAATAGTGTTGCTTGGTTTCTTAGTAAACCAACACTTTTCCAATCAATCATCCGAAAACCAATTACGATCAATATCGAAGCTAGGGCTGAAACAGGTATCCAGGAGATTAAATTTGAAAAAAATAGAATAGAGACCAAGGAAAGAACTCCAACGAAGAAACCTGATAACTTTGACTTTGCTCCACTCGAAACGTTCACAAGCGATGCACCCAACGTGCCTGCACCTGCAATTCCACCAAACACTGAACTTACACAATTTCCCAAGCCTTGCCCGAGCAATTCTCGATTGGAATCATGTCTCTTTTCAGAGTATACATCCAGCACCAAACAGGTTTTTAAAGTATCGATGGACAAAAGAAATCCCAGTGTAATCGAAGGAATGAAGAGCGTACGCCAAGAGGAGGCATTGATTAAGTTCAAATTTGTAAGATTTGCAGCAATCTGTGAATGTAGACCCTCACCTTCTGGCATAATGGGTCCAACTACGTAATGGTTATTTTCTAAAGTACGCAATTCGACATAGAACAAACTCAGAGTCCAATAGGTAACTACACCAACTATCAATGAAAAAATTGTCGGTGGTATTTTTTTAAAGAACTTAGGAGCTAATACCATCGAGACTACTGTTACCAGACCAATCAGCGGCGAGATAGGGCTACGGTGTAGAGATTGCAAATCACCTAACAGAGAACCTTCGGAAGAGATAGCCAAAACCCTAGGCAACTGACTCAAAATGAGTAAGAGTCCCAAGCCACTTAAATAACCAGCCACAACAGGATAAGGGATGTATTTGATGAGCCTACCGCCACCTAAAAGTCCTAATATGATTTGGAAGAGACCTGCAATTAGAACCGCAATGCCTACAAGAATAGGAATTTGTTGGTAGGAAAAACTCCCTCGGCGTACCTCTTCTAACACAAAGACAGAGAGAACTGCCGCGGCCGGAGCACAAGGAGCTGAGATGAGACGTGGTGTTCCGCCAGCCAAAGGTGAAACGAGACCAATGAGAATGGTTCCCAAAATGCCTGAGAGGGCTGCAAAACCTGCATAAGACTCTCCTAAAGGGCTATAAACACTCAAACCGAAGGCAATGGCGGAAGGGAGTGCAACAAACATGGCGGCCATACCCGCGAGCAAATCTGACTGAAATTTTGAAAATTTTATATTCAATGAGGGAACCGAATCGCTATTGTAAAAAGAGTTTTTTTTAGGAGATTAAAATGCAAATCAATATTGGGATTCCCGAAGCAGAACGTAGCTCAATTTCGGAAGCATTGAAAAAATTATTAGCTGATACCTATACTCTCTACCAAAAAACCCATAGCTACCATTGGAATGTGACAGGACCGATGTTTCAAACCTTACACGTGTTATTTATGACACAGTATACTGAACTTTGGAATGCAATCGACCCAATTGCAGAGAGGATTCGTTCATTGGGTTATTATGCTCCAGTCGGTGCTTGGGAATTTGCAAAGTATACTAGTATCGTCGAAGACAAAACTGTCCCCAAAGCAACAGAGATGATCAAAAATCTTGTCGAAGGGAACGAGGCCGTGATCCGAACTGCGCGGGCAGCCTATGAACCAGCAGAAAAAGGAAATGACCAAGCAACTCTAGATTTATTGACACAAAGGTTAGATATTCATGAAAAGACAGCTTGGATGTTAAGATCCTTGCTTAGTGAGTGATTTAGAAAGTTACAAACGATTATAGAAAGAATCCAGATGTGCGAGAAAATTTGTTGCATGCGTAAAATGGATAAAATGTCCGCCTTCTGGAATTGTCTCTAATCGAGCATTTGGAAATAAGTTTCCGATTAGCTTGCGATCGCTCTCCGTTATGTATTCTGAACTTCCACCCAATAAAAATAGAGATTTAGTTTGAGATGGGCTAACGTTTTCAAATTGCTCCAAAAAAACTCGGTCCGATTTTCCTATCCCGTTAACATTTAATTTCCAAACGTACTTTCCGTCTAGAGTTCTCTCTAAATTCATTTGTAGGAATTGCCGTATAAAAGAGTCTGGAACATATTCTTTCATTTTTTCATCAATCTCTGCCCTCGATCGAAACAAACTCAAGTCGAACGACATAGAAGCAATTTCATTCTCATAGATAAAAGGATAGTTTCTTGGAGCAATGTCCTGTATAACTAGAGATTTCAACAAGTTTTGATGATGCAAATCAAAGTACATGGCAACAAGCCCACCCATAGAGTGACCAAGAATGTGTAGATTTGTGAGCTTATGTGTCTGAATAAACTCCTCCACATCCTTTGCCATCTCAGGTATGGTATGAATGTTTGAATGCGGAGAGTCACCATGATTTCTAAGATCCAAAGAGTAGACATTAAAGTAGCGCGAAAGATGCTTTGAAACGCTAACCCAGTTTTTGCTTGAACCGAATAATCCATGCAATAGTAAGATCGAATCTAATGAATTGGATTTGTCTAAGCATTGATAAAATTTAAAATTTAGTTCCATAAATATTCTATTTCAAACACTCGGCTCTTAATTTCTCTGCATAGACGGAAAGAATCTTCCTCCTTTTGGCTGAAAAACTAGATACATACTTGGAGAGGCTCTCGATTTCTGATTTTAGGAATTTTGAAATTGGGGGAAAGCAAGGAATAGAATCAGAATCGTTTGTTAAGTAAGAAAGCCTTTTGTTCACGTCACGAAAATAAATCTCGGCATAATTTCCACTTGGGAATTGAGAAAGATACCTAAGTTTTGTTAGACGGATTTGTTCCAGTTCGCAGGCAAGGTCTTTCTCTGGACATTTCCGTACTGGCAGAGATTCAGATGCCATATAGGCAATGTAATCAGCATGTTTTGATCTCGGGCTGAAGTCCAAAATTTTCCAGAAGTATTCGGGATCAACATAGTACTTCTTTTCAACTTCGTCGTACAGGATTTTACTTTGGTGAACTTTTAAGAAATCATACCATTCAGTGGATTGGTTCGGACCAAGGGAAAGAGCATTTGCCTTGTCCAGAGTAACCTTCAGTGCAAACCCAACTTTTGTTTTTAATAAATTAAAATCATCACCTACAAATTCGCCAGCTGATGACCTTGCCTGGAGCGCATTTGTAATTTTCATGGATTCAGCGAGACTGATTTGGCTATTCTTCAAAGCTTTATCGCATTCAAAAATGAGTTCTCTAAAAAAAGATTTTGAAGGCACTAGTCTTACGGCTGTTCGCGGAACAAATCCAATCATTCCGTCTTTTGTTTTAATAGGAAGCCAAATATCGTCAAGTGGTTCCATACTCTTTTCATCGAGAGAAATCATTTCCGCAAAATTAAGTAAGCGTAGTACGTCACTCTTTCTATCGGGAAAAAGATATAGCTTTACATCGAATTGATTTAGGATGGGAAGTTTACCCTTTGCCTCTGTGATAACTTGATTAGGACTCTTTCTAATTTTTGGAGGCAGTAAAGCTTTTGGTTCGGAAAATAAAGAAATGGAGTAAAATAGTATGAACAGAAATAAATAAGAATACTTACGTCTGTTCATATCAATTTATTGTAGATCTAGAACCATTTTTTTGATTCTTTCTATGCCCTTCTCAATGTCTTTTTCACCCAAGGCATAGGAAAGCCGAATGGCCTGGTCGTCGCCAAAAGCAGAACCTGGAACAGCTGCTACTTGGTATTGGTCCAAAAGGATTTCACAAAAGAGTTTTGAATTTGAGGATTCACCTTTGGATTGTTTTAATTTTTGGAAGGCACTCAAAGAAAACACCTGCGTTAAATACGGGAATGCATAAAACGCCCCTTCGGGCATTCTGCAATCAATGCCAGGGATTTGATTTAGCAAACCAACTATCAACTTTCGCCTTACATCAAATGCCTGTCGCATTGTTTCCACAGGCGATTGGTCACCTAGCAAAGCCGCTTCGGCAGCCGCCTGAGCGATGGAAGATGCATTTGAGGTAGATTGGCCTTGCATTGTATCCATATTTTTGACTATTTCTGCATTGCCAGCACCGTAACCTATCCTCCAGCCGGTCATGGAGTAAGCTTTCGACACTCCATTGACAACAAAAGTTTTTTCTTTCATTTTTGTGGAAATCATCGCTGGATTCACAAATTCCAGACCATCATAAATAATTTTTTCATAGATATCGTCTGAAAGCACAATGATATCCTTTGGCTCCAAAACACTTACCAATGATTCTACCTCTTTACGAGTATATGCAGAGCCAGTTGGATTTGAAGGTGAATTAAAGATAAACACTTTGGTTTTATTTGTGATGTGTTTACTTAATTGCTCTGCATTGATTTTGAAACCAGAACTAATATCGGTAGGAACAATCACTGGGATACCTTCTGCAAGCCGTACAATATCCGCATAACTTACCCAGTAGGGCGCAGGAATGATGACTTCATCGCCTGGATTTAATACTGCCATGAAGAAGTTATACAGAACCTGTTTTCCGCCAGTTCCAACAATGATCTGATTTCTTTCGTATTTTAATCCATTGTCACGTTGTAATTTATGGATGATCGCATCACGAAGGCTAACTGTTCCGCTTACAGGCGTATATTTTGTTTTACCAGCATCGATTGCTTTCTTTGCTGCCTCTTTGATGTGCTCAGGTGTGTCAAAATCTGGCTCACCTGCACCAAAGCCGACAACATCTATGCCATTGGCTTTTAATTGGTTTGCCTTAGCAGTGATTGCTAAAGTCGGAGATGGTTCGACGACATCCAAACGTTTTGCAACGAGTTTCATTCTTTCCTCTATCATTTTAATGCTTCTTCCGGTACAGTCTCTTTGAACTGATCTAGAGTATAAATTTCGTATTCATATCCTTGTTCTGTTAAGAACAATTGACGGTTTTGACCGAATCTTTCTTCGTTGGTATCCCTTGAAATCAAAGAGTAGAAGATAGCTGTGTTGTCATTTGACTTCGGCCGCAAAATACGACCAAGTCGCTGTGCCTCTTCCTGTCGACTTCCAAAGGTTCCAGAAACCTGAATTGCAATGTTAGCATCAGGTAAATCGATGGAAAAGTTTGCCACCTTGGAAACCACCAATTGTTTGATCTGGCCTGAACGAAATGCTTGGTAGAGCTCCTGTCTCTCTGGAAGAGGAGTCTTTCCTGTAATCAAAGGAATTTTGAATTTCTGAGAAATCTCTTCCAATTGATTGATGTATTGCCCAATCACCAAGATATTGTTAGATGCATGTTTTTTGAGTATGTAATCAATAGCCCTTAACTTTTCGGGATTTTCGGAAGCCAAGCGGAATTTCTCTCTGTCATCGGCGACCGAATATCGCATACGTAAATCATCTTCCATAGGAACACGTATCTCTACGCAGTTGGCTTCCGCGATCCAGGATTTTGCCTCTAGTTCCTTCCAAGGCACATCATATTTTTTGGGTCCAATCAAAGAAAATACGTCCTCTTCCAAACCATCTTCTCTGACGAGTGTGGCTGTTAAACCTAATCTACGTTTTGCTTGCAATTCACTAGTCATTCGAAACACAGGGGCTGGAAGGAGGTGCACCTCATCGTAGACTATCAATCCCCAATTGTTCGCACTAAAGATATGGAAATGAGTGAAGTCACCACCCTTTTTCTTTCTATGAGTGAGGATATTGTATGTCGCAATGGTGATGGGTTTAATTTCTTTTAACTCACCGGAATATTCACCTATGTCTGATTCAGGTATATCCGTTTTGTCCAAGATTTCATTTCTCCATTGGCGAATGGAAAGAGTATTTGTAACTAGAATTAGAGTTTCTGCTCCAACGATCTGCATCACTCCCATTCCCACGATGGTCTTTCCCGCACCACAAGGAAGGACTACAACTCCAGATCCACCCTCATTACGGCCACCAGCATGAAATGCTTCAACAGAGGCTCTTTGGTAATCACGCATTCCAAATTTAATCCCTCCTTTAGTAACAGGTCTTAGGTTGAATGGGTATTTATTCCCTTCATCGTAACCTGCCAAATCTTCAACTGGAAACCCAATCTTGATCAATGCTTGTTTGATGTGACCACGGTATTCTTTTTTGATACGGATTTTGTCGCCTTCCATTCCGTCGACAAAGGGCTGCACAGCTCGGTTATTTGCAATCTCAGTAATGAAGCCAGCTTCGTTTGAAATGATATAAAGCTCACCTGACTCTTCTTTTACCAATTTTACTTTTCCGTATCTAGAAATTTGCTCTCTAACCTCATTGATCACGTTTTTGGGAACGGAATAGCGGGCAAACTGAACTAAACCATCTATGATTTCATCGGCCGTCATTTTAATGGAGGCTGCATTCCAAAGCGAGAGAGGAGAAATACGATACGTATGCATATACTCTGGGCTTTTTTCGAGTTCTGCAAATTTAGAAATTAAATCACGACATGCTTCAAACTCAGGGTTGTCTACCTCGAGTAACATGGTTTTATCACTTTGGACTGTGAGTGGTTTGGCCATAAAAAATACCTCTCAAAAACCAGGCTGAAAAGCAAAAGTCACCTGTCAAGCCCTTTCCCTTTAGAAGCCTTTCGAGCACTAAAATACGGTTTTTTCAGGAATTTTTTCTAAAAATCACATATAAAGAAGGGGAACCTCGCTTAACACAAGTTAGTATCCCTCTTCCATTTCTATAAAATTTGGTTGACATTTGAAAAAAGCATATTCGGAAGGCCTAACAGGGCTTACGTTTCTTTTGGCTCAGCCAAATTCACTTTGCTACACTTAATTTTCTCTCTTCCCTTAAGGAAAGAAAAGTATATATAATATCTTTTGCGCTTTGTTGGAAATGTTTAGGATCTGAAAAATACCTTCTGTATTCTCTAGCTCCATCTACACCCTGGTACAAACCAAGTATGTGTTTCAATATGTGATGTGCTTTAGTACCTCTTTCCATTTCTGATTCTAAATAAGGGATCAATTGCAAGAGGATTTCCTCTCTTGGTAGACTTGAAGGTATCTCGCCATAAAAATCACAATCAGCATTCAAAAATTGATACGGATTTTCATAGGCTGCCCGCCCTATCATTACACCATCTACATACTTTAGATGGAATTTTGCAGAATCAAAGTTTAGAATGCCACCATTGATGACAATAGGAAGCTCTGGAAAATAATCTTTCAGTTTATACACATCATCATAGCGAAGAGGCGGAACAGTGCGATTCAATGCAGGAGATAAACCTTTGAGGATAGCAATTCTTGCATGTACTATGATACGATCGACTCCTGCCTCTTTGATCTCTCTGACAAATTCGAACAGATCATCAAAACTTTCTCTTCCATCGATACCGATTCTATGCTTCACAGTGACCGGTACCTTTACTTTCGTTTTGACCATAGATACCATCTTTGCGACTAATTTGGGCTCCTTCATCAAACAGGCCCCAAAGGCACCACTCTGGACTCGGTCAGAGGGACAACCAACGTTCAAATTAATTTCGTCATATCCAAAGGATTCACCTATAATGGCCGCCTCTGCCAATAAGTTTGGATCATCACCTCCTAGTTGTAAGGCGATCGGATGCTCAATTTTATCATATTCTAAAAATCGACTAGGATTTGCACTTTTTAGGATGGCTCCCGTTGTAACCATCTCAGTATATAAATATGTTTTTTTGCTCAGGAGACGAAAAAAGTAACGAAAGTGCCGGTCTGTCCAATCCATCATCGGAGCAAGAGAAAGAGTCCACTCTGCAATTGATGGATTGTGATTCATGGCAACTTAGGCCTCCTGTGTTTGCTCCTCTCGAGATGCCAGTGTGAGAACAGAGGCAATGTCTGTCGGCACACCTCTTTGAATCTCTTCTGAGGCTATGACAGCAAAGTTTCTAGGTGGTAGATCTTTGGCGATCAGAAAAGCAAAGGGTTGTCTAAGGGTTCGCGAAATCACAAATATCAAAAATCTACCTGCTTCTGCTGCTTTTTGCAGTTCTGCAAAAACAGACTCCATGAGGCGGATGCGGAATTCGTGCGGGAGTACGATGACTGATCCTCCATCCATTTGGTCTTGCACTAAACTTCGCTGCAATCGATCTACTATCCTTGGATCGATTGTGACTACATGTAATTTTCCATCTGCGGAGAGAAAATCATTTATGATTTGGCGGGAGATTGCCTGTCTTACTGCTTCTGAAAGTAAAATGGAATCTCCACCCACCTTATTAATATTATTTGCAATTGCTTCCATGATTTTGGGTAGATTTTTAATCGATAGCCCCTCCGCCAAAAGATTTTGTAAGGTCTGCTGGATAATACCGAGTCTTCCTTGTTTATCATATTCAAGCTCCTGCACCAATGTCGGATGAGTCTGACGTAAATGCTCTAAAAGAGCTTTTACTTCTTCTCTACCTAATAGTTGAGAGGCATATGTGGAGATTAATTCTTTCAAATGTGTAATGATAACAGTGGATGGATCGACAACCGTATAACCTTTGTTTTCTACCTCAGGCCGTGTCATGGGATCAATCCAAATTGCTTTCATTCCGAAAGCTGGTTCTAAGAAATTTTCTCCAACAATTGGTTCTAGATCCCTTTGTGAGTTGTTCATCGCCATCAGACGATCTGCTTTGATAACTGCTTGTCCTACAACAACACCATTGATTCGAATTGTATAATTATCATGGGGAATCTCCAGATTATCCACGATACGTATAGCAGGAATCACCAAACCGAAGTCAGTGGCAAATTTCTTTCGAGTATTGGCAATCTGTTCAAGTAAATGTCCTCCCGCAGATGCATCCACCAATGGCAAAAGATCTCGTCCTAACTCCACTTGAATGGCTTCAACTGTGATCTCCTTAATATAATTCTCAGGTTTTTTCTCAGTTACTTTTTCTTGTGAGACTGTTTCAATCTTTTTGATCTCTTCTTTTGCTACTTGTTCAATAGAATATCCTAAATATCCTACGCCCGCAGATAAAAGAATGAGTGAAATAAATGGTAAACCTGGAATCAAACTTGCAAGACCGAGAGCGCCAGCAACAACATAGAGTGACTTTGCGTTACCAAAGAGTTGTGTTTTGATCTCTGTGGTTAATTTTTTTTCTGAGCTAGAACGAGTTACAATTATACCTGTAGCTGTAGTGGATAGGAGCCCTGGAATTTGAGAAACAAGACCATCACCTATTGTAAATCGACCATAGGTTTCTATTGCGGCTAAAAAACTTTCACCTCGAATTGTAGAACCAATGATCACGCCTCCAATCAAATTGATGGCCGTAATGATAAGACCTGCCCTTACATCTCCTTGTACAAATTTGGAAGCACCATCCATAGCCCCATAAAAATTTACTTCTCTCTGTAATTTCTCTCGTTTGAATTTCGCTTCTTGTTCGGTAATTGCTCCACTATTCAATTCCATATCGATCGACATTTGTTTCTGAGGTAATCCATCCAATGTGAACCTAGCTGCCACTTCGGAGATTCTAGTTGCACCTCGGGTAATTACAACAACCTGTACGATAGTCAAAATGATAAAGATAATGAGTCCGACTACATACTTTCCTAATCCTGCCTCTCCTCCCACGACAAATGTTCCAAATGCTTCGATTACATTTGAATTCATTGCTGGACCTTTAGAGAGAATCTGTCTTGTCGTCGATACGTTTAAGGCTAACCGATATAAGGTTGTAATTAACAGTAAACTAGGGAAGATAGAAAATTCGCTTGGATCTGTTGCGGATAAAGCCGTCAACAAGATCAATAGTCCTAAGCCGATACTCAGAACTAGTAAAATGTCCAGTATAAACCCAGGCAGTGGAACGATTAACATTCCTAAAATGACGAGAACACCGATTCCTAAAATTAAATCTGATTGTTTAAGGAGGTCTCTGATATTCATTATGTCCTACCTATTTTTCGTTTAAATTTTTCAAGAGTAAATAGAATGTTCGCCACAGCTTGGAATAGTTCATTTGGAATCTCTTTGCCGACATCCACTTGGTGGTATAAAAAACGGGCATTAGCTGGACTTTCTACAATGGGAACATCATTTTCCCTGGCTATCCTTCTGATTTCGAGTGCGAGTCGATTTTCCCCTTTTGCTATGACTCTAGGGGCTGCATCTCCTAATTCATACAAAAGAGCTACCGAGTAATGTGTTGGATTGGTGATGACAACATCTGCTTTTGGCACTTCACGAAGCATATTGCCCTGCATCATATCTCTTGCCAGCTGCATCCGTCTGTTTTTTAAGATTGGATCTCCACCATCATCTTTTGCTTCTCGCTTCGCTTCACTTGGCGTTTGCTTCAAAGACTCTTCAAATTCAAATTTTTGAAAAAAGAAATCACTAACTGCGATCGCCAATAGTAGAATGCCTGCGGTCATCATGATTTTAAATCCAGAATAGGAAATAAGAGTGATGGATTCTAAAATACCCATATTTCCAGTGAGTAGGATTTTTAAAAAGTCGCCCGCAATCAAAATATAACTAATAAAACCAATCAAAATCACCTTTGCTAAGGACTTTGCTAAATTAAACATTGTTTGGCGATTAGGCAAAATACGATTAAAGTTTGGTGTAACTCTATCAAACCGAAATGCCAATGCTCTAGGGGTAAATAAAAATCCTACTTGTACAACATTTCCTACGATGGCAAATAAAACAGTAACTGCCAAGATTGGCCAAATTAATCCTAAAAAATCCGAGGCAACCATGCCTAGCATCACTCGAAATTCCTCAGCTCCGAACCTATCGAGCGAAACACCCATCGCCATATACTTTTTAATAAATTTTGCAGTATCTTTAATAAATTTTTCACCAAATAGAAAAATTACAGCAGTCCCACCTAATAATACTAATGTGGAGGCAACCTCTTGAGACTTTGGTACATTTCCTTTCTCCCTTTCTTCTCTCCTTCTTCTTTCACTGGGAGGCTCAGTTCTACCTTCATCAGCAGCAGCAAATAGCTGGAGATTAATTTGGAAATATGGATCAAGTTTCAAAAGTTCCTGATTCATTATCTGGGCCACTCCCGGATGAGAATTGTGACCTTATCAAGTGATAATTGAATACCTTGCGTCATTTGCGAACTGATGAATGTTAATGTAGCTATAAGGGTAAGTGTACCAATAAATACTTTTAAAGGGAAAGACATAGACATCACATTCATTTGTTGTGCCGCCTTACCCATAAGTCCTTCTGCCAAACTCACTAAAAATAGTATTCCCATCACAGGTAGGGCAATTTTAAATGCCACGACAAACATGGCTCCTATTGTATCTTGGAACAGGTTGAGCAAACCGAGGTTAACTTGTTTTGTAAATTGTAGTATTTGAATCTTTTCAAAAGAATAAGCCAGGGTTTCGATCATCATTCGGTGTGCACCAATGACTAAAAAAATCGCAGTCGCCA
Encoded here:
- a CDS encoding flagellar biosynthesis protein FlhA, which codes for MNIRDLLKQSDLILGIGVLVILGMLIVPLPGFILDILLVLSIGLGLLILLTALSATDPSEFSIFPSLLLITTLYRLALNVSTTRQILSKGPAMNSNVIEAFGTFVVGGEAGLGKYVVGLIIFIILTIVQVVVITRGATRISEVAARFTLDGLPQKQMSIDMELNSGAITEQEAKFKREKLQREVNFYGAMDGASKFVQGDVRAGLIITAINLIGGVIIGSTIRGESFLAAIETYGRFTIGDGLVSQIPGLLSTTATGIIVTRSSSEKKLTTEIKTQLFGNAKSLYVVAGALGLASLIPGLPFISLILLSAGVGYLGYSIEQVAKEEIKKIETVSQEKVTEKKPENYIKEITVEAIQVELGRDLLPLVDASAGGHLLEQIANTRKKFATDFGLVIPAIRIVDNLEIPHDNYTIRINGVVVGQAVIKADRLMAMNNSQRDLEPIVGENFLEPAFGMKAIWIDPMTRPEVENKGYTVVDPSTVIITHLKELISTYASQLLGREEVKALLEHLRQTHPTLVQELEYDKQGRLGIIQQTLQNLLAEGLSIKNLPKIMEAIANNINKVGGDSILLSEAVRQAISRQIINDFLSADGKLHVVTIDPRIVDRLQRSLVQDQMDGGSVIVLPHEFRIRLMESVFAELQKAAEAGRFLIFVISRTLRQPFAFLIAKDLPPRNFAVIASEEIQRGVPTDIASVLTLASREEQTQEA
- a CDS encoding EscU/YscU/HrcU family type III secretion system export apparatus switch protein is translated as MNQELLKLDPYFQINLQLFAAADEGRTEPPSERRRREEREKGNVPKSQEVASTLVLLGGTAVIFLFGEKFIKDTAKFIKKYMAMGVSLDRFGAEEFRVMLGMVASDFLGLIWPILAVTVLFAIVGNVVQVGFLFTPRALAFRFDRVTPNFNRILPNRQTMFNLAKSLAKVILIGFISYILIAGDFLKILLTGNMGILESITLISYSGFKIMMTAGILLLAIAVSDFFFQKFEFEESLKQTPSEAKREAKDDGGDPILKNRRMQLARDMMQGNMLREVPKADVVITNPTHYSVALLYELGDAAPRVIAKGENRLALEIRRIARENDVPIVESPANARFLYHQVDVGKEIPNELFQAVANILFTLEKFKRKIGRT
- the fliR gene encoding flagellar biosynthetic protein FliR yields the protein MEYFLLQFQAFLFVLARLLGLFLVAPFFSSDSISFTLKMIFSFMVSLIVFPVVASYMPEVPGHMINYGIVVISEMLVGVIMGFIVSIVFASFQMAGEFFNNQIGFGYTEILDPITQNSLPAIGTIKNLMATAIFLVIGAHRMMIETLAYSFEKIQILQFTKQVNLGLLNLFQDTIGAMFVVAFKIALPVMGILFLVSLAEGLMGKAAQQMNVMSMSFPLKVFIGTLTLIATLTFISSQMTQGIQLSLDKVTILIREWPR